A genomic region of Balearica regulorum gibbericeps isolate bBalReg1 chromosome 8, bBalReg1.pri, whole genome shotgun sequence contains the following coding sequences:
- the ZNF644 gene encoding zinc finger protein 644 isoform X2 has product MDDLEINTDITGAKEEEILCDDNFISEEEGGIPKPQEIDTSFQKNNTLTLPEELSRDRSEKALSGGQTSLFIHTGAPTVSSENFILSRGTAVNGPVSHSTSTKTSIMNKGSVSLTTGQPVGHHTDSCSTLTVVHDLQLPAKSTTQKSNQHQVLFLLPDVAHAKNLTHSIKNLPTSASIGCDSQKSVGNSVDSTLVGQVEVCEDDKNLVVKDDCVDTLTGISSGTVGFRSGCDPSWDPQKEFIQFLMTNEETIEKSPIHCKVGLEKKRKRKMDVSKITRYTEDCFGDTSCIPSKSKLLNVDDLEQNEELQIVEPQKYSLSKVKPESTDEELEAVDAIQQLIYSPTSNCADDTSPVHTSTFLSNTLKNKCEQNDSESPSTFSTDEPSFYPCTKCNVNFREKKHLHRHMMYHLDGNSHFRHLNVPRPYACRECGRTFRDRNSLLKHMIIHQERRQKLMEEIRELKELQDEGRSARLQCPQCVFGTNCPKTFVQHAKTHEKDKRYYCCEECNFMAVTENELECHRGIAHGAVVKCSIIGSDMSQRKTQKKTSLKDPYLGSSKKSSTYMCKMCPFTTSARSILKKHMEYLHPASCIDPFGSHLRLEKRKGSIIEESLDFGSRTKQLMKQASTFPKNSVLKQDVKRSFGSTSQSSNFAKLHKRPYRIQKARKSVSQSSKLNSAEKKDSYETEDESSWDNVELCDYTTQSVEDETYSDINQEHVNLFPIFKGKMEDHEAGDKSSLSYEQNDGFYFEYYEDAEGSNFLHDLHDPQNLENVGSALPKHNSVFHWTDLSLEKKSCPYCPATFETGVGLSNHVRGHLHRAGLSYEARHVVSPEQIATSDKMQHFKRTGTGTPVKRVRKAIEKSETSSEHTCQLCGGWFDTKIGLSNHVRGHLKRLGKTKWDAHKSPICVLNEMMQNEEKYEKILKALNSRRIIPRPFVAQKFASNDDFLSQNVIPLEAYHNGLKTEDTSVSASEEEGLSFLNECDETKAVLHDGKKNQSLTLIELLKNKRLGEERNPDISPQKIHNQTARKRFVQKCVLPLNEDSPLMYQPQKMDLTMQSGMPVKLRTCVHCNTTFTSAVSLSNHLRAYARKKSAGLLTGTALDCKQKKSRSRSGSKKKMLPLPHSADEVYILRCRFCGLVFRGPLSVQEDWIKHLQRHIVNANLPRTGAGMVEVTSLLKKPASITETSFSLLMAEAAS; this is encoded by the exons ATGGATGATTTAGAGATAAATACTGACATCACTGGTGctaaagaagaagaaatcctATGTGATGATAATTTCATATCTGAGGAAGAAGGTGGCATTCCTAAACCACAAGAGATCGACACGTCGTTTCAGAAGAACAATACATTGACTTTGCCTGAGGAGCTATCGAGGGACAGATCTGAAAAAGCCTTAAGTGGAGGCCAGACTTCTCTATTTATACACACTGGTGCTCCTACTGTTTCTAGTGAAAACTTTATCTTGTCTAGAGGAACTGCTGTTAATGGACCAGTTTCACACTCCACCTCAACTAAGACTTCCATTATGAATAAAGGCAGCGTTTCATTAACCACTGGACAGCCTGTAGGTCATCACACAGATTCCTGCTCAACTTTGACAGTGGTTCATGATCTTCAGCTGCCTGCAAAGAGTACAACACAGAAATCAAATCAGCaccaagttttatttttgttacctgATGTAGCACATGCTAAGAACCTGACTCATTCCATTAAAAATCTACCTACCTCTGCTTCAATTGGTTGTGATTCACAGAAATCAGTAGGAAATAGTGTAGATAGCACTTTAGTAGGCCAAGTAGAAGTTTGTGAGGATGATAAAAATTTAGTAGTAAAAGATGATTGTGTCGATACATTAACAGGCATTTCCTCAGGTACAGTTGGTTTCAGATCGGGATGTGATCCCAGCTGGGATCCACAAAAAGAGTTTATACAGTTTCTTATGACAAATGAAGAAACAATAGAGAAGTCTCCTATTCACTGTAAAGTAGGCTTAGAAAAAAAGcggaaaaggaaaatggatgTTAGTAAAATAACACGCTATACTGAAGACTGTTTTGGTGATACCAGTTGTATTCCTAGTAAATCAAAACTATTAAATGTTGATGACTTAGAGCAGAATGAGGAGCTACAAATAGTAGAACCGCAGAAATACTCATTGAGTAAAGTAAAGCCTGAATCCACAGATGAAGAGCTGGAAGCTGTTGATGCTATCCAGCAGCTCATTTATAGTCCCACTAGTAACTGTGCAGACGATACTTCTCCTGTTCACACTAGCACTTTTCTTtccaatactttaaaaaataaatgtgaacaGAATGATTCTGAATCGCCATCTACTTTCAGTACTGATGAACCATCATTTTATCCCTGTACAAAGTGCAATGTGAATTTTCGGGAGAAGAAACATCTGCATAGGCATATGATGTACCATTTAGATGGGAACAGTCATTTCCGACATCTCAATGTTCCCAGGCCCTATGCCTGTAGGGAATGTGGAAGGACATTTCGAGATCGTAATTCGCTTCTTAAACATATGATAATTCACCAAGAAAGAAGGCAGAAGCTGATGGAAGAAATCCGTGAGCTGAAAGAGCTTCAGGATGAGGGTAGGAGTGCACGGTTACAGTGCCCACAGTGTGTATTCGGTACCAATTGTCCCAAAACATTTGTGCAGCATGCAAAGACccatgaaaaagataaaagatattATTGCTGTGAGGAATGCAATTTCATGGCTGTGACAGAAAATGAACTGGAATGCCATCGAGGGATCGCTCATGGAGCAGTAGTCAAATGTTCAATTATTGGTAGCGACATGTCccagaggaaaacacagaaaaagacatCCTTGAAAGATCCGTATTTAGGATCCTCAAAAAAATCATCAACGTATATGTGTAAGATGTGTCCATTTACTACTTCAGCtagaagcattttgaaaaaacacaTGGAATATTTGCATCCAGCATCATGCATTGATCCCTTTGGTAGCCATCTTAgactagaaaaaagaaaaggcagcataATAGAAGAATCTTTAGATTTTGGTAGCAGGACGAAACAGTTGATGAAACAAGCTTCTACTTTTCCAAAGaactctgttttaaaacaggATGTAAAAAGATCATTTGGCTCTACTTCACAGTCCAGTAACTTCGCAAAACTTCACAAGAGACCCTACAGGATACAGAAGGCTCGGAAAAGCGTTTCACAGTCATCT aaacttaactctgctgaaaaaaaagacagctatGAAACGGAGGATGAAAGTTCATGGGATAATGTTGAACTATGTGATTACACTACACAGTCTGTGGAGGATGAAACTTACAGTGATATTAATCAGGAGCATGTAAACCTATTCCCCATATTCAAAGGTAAAATGGAAGATCACGAAGCTGGTGATAAATCTTCACTTAGTTATGAGCAGAATGATGGCTTTTATTTTGAGTATTATGAAGATGCTGAGGGTAGTAACTTCCTGCATGATCTGCATGATCCTCAGAATTTAGAAAATGTAGGATCAGCATTGCCAAAGCATAATTCAGTTTTCCACTGGACTGATTTGTCACTTGAAAAGAAGTCCTGCCCATACTGTCCAGCAACCTTTGAAACAGGTGTTGGATTGTCCAACCATGTCAGAGGACATCTTCACAGAGCTGGCCTAAGCTATGAAGCCCGTCACGTTGTTTCACCAGAACAGATAGCAACAAGTGacaaaatgcaacattttaaaagaactggaaCAGGAACCCCTGTTAAACGTGTTAGAAAAG cgATTGAGAAATCTGAAACTTCCTCTGAGCATACGTGTCAGCTCTGTGGAGGCTGGTTCGATACTAAAATTGGATTGTCTAATCATGTGCGAGGACACCTGAAGAGGCTTGGCAAAACCAAGTGGGATGCACACAAGTCTCCGATCTGTGTTCTGAATGAGATGATGCAAAATGAAGAGAAGTATGAAAAAATCCTAAAGGCTTTGAACAGTCGCCGCATTATTCCCAGACCGTTTGTTGCTCAGAAATTTGCATCAAATGATGACTTTTTATCTCAGAATGTTATACCTCTTGAAGCGTACCATAATGGCCTAAAGACTGAAGATACATCTGTGTCTGCATCGGAGGAAGAAGGGCTGAGTTTCCTAAATGAATGTGATGAAACAAAAGCAGTACTGcatgatgggaaaaaaaatcagtcacttACACTGATAGAACTCCTGAAAAATAAGAGGTTAGGAGAAGAAAGGAATCCTGATATTTCTCCTCAAAAGATTCATAATCAAACTGCAAGAAAGAGGTTTGTTCAGAAATGTGTTCTTCCATTAAATGAAGACAGTCCATTGATGTATCAGCCACAAAAAATGGACTTGACTATGCAGTCAG GTATGCCTGTGAAGCTTAGAACGTGTGTGCATTGCAATACGACGTTTACAAGTGCTGTTAGCCTGTCCAACCACTTACGCGCTTATGCACGAAAGAAGAGTGCTGGACTTTTGACTGGGACAG
- the ZNF644 gene encoding zinc finger protein 644 isoform X1 yields the protein MDDLEINTDITGAKEEEILCDDNFISEEEGGIPKPQEIDTSFQKNNTLTLPEELSRDRSEKALSGGQTSLFIHTGAPTVSSENFILSRGTAVNGPVSHSTSTKTSIMNKGSVSLTTGQPVGHHTDSCSTLTVVHDLQLPAKSTTQKSNQHQVLFLLPDVAHAKNLTHSIKNLPTSASIGCDSQKSVGNSVDSTLVGQVEVCEDDKNLVVKDDCVDTLTGISSGTVGFRSGCDPSWDPQKEFIQFLMTNEETIEKSPIHCKVGLEKKRKRKMDVSKITRYTEDCFGDTSCIPSKSKLLNVDDLEQNEELQIVEPQKYSLSKVKPESTDEELEAVDAIQQLIYSPTSNCADDTSPVHTSTFLSNTLKNKCEQNDSESPSTFSTDEPSFYPCTKCNVNFREKKHLHRHMMYHLDGNSHFRHLNVPRPYACRECGRTFRDRNSLLKHMIIHQERRQKLMEEIRELKELQDEGRSARLQCPQCVFGTNCPKTFVQHAKTHEKDKRYYCCEECNFMAVTENELECHRGIAHGAVVKCSIIGSDMSQRKTQKKTSLKDPYLGSSKKSSTYMCKMCPFTTSARSILKKHMEYLHPASCIDPFGSHLRLEKRKGSIIEESLDFGSRTKQLMKQASTFPKNSVLKQDVKRSFGSTSQSSNFAKLHKRPYRIQKARKSVSQSSVSVCNLNSTNKTFLIRNSIEQKPKCFHQAAKQKASVKTSSNYLYRHKYENYRMIKKPSDSYPLHLKKEESNSVSSLHLFSSSSRPHNNSFVMDSNNLDCKRAEGCKDHRHVAVKRVVKESKREGSVTGDDLDCYPDFLHKMTVVVLQKLNSAEKKDSYETEDESSWDNVELCDYTTQSVEDETYSDINQEHVNLFPIFKGKMEDHEAGDKSSLSYEQNDGFYFEYYEDAEGSNFLHDLHDPQNLENVGSALPKHNSVFHWTDLSLEKKSCPYCPATFETGVGLSNHVRGHLHRAGLSYEARHVVSPEQIATSDKMQHFKRTGTGTPVKRVRKAIEKSETSSEHTCQLCGGWFDTKIGLSNHVRGHLKRLGKTKWDAHKSPICVLNEMMQNEEKYEKILKALNSRRIIPRPFVAQKFASNDDFLSQNVIPLEAYHNGLKTEDTSVSASEEEGLSFLNECDETKAVLHDGKKNQSLTLIELLKNKRLGEERNPDISPQKIHNQTARKRFVQKCVLPLNEDSPLMYQPQKMDLTMQSALDCKQKKSRSRSGSKKKMLPLPHSADEVYILRCRFCGLVFRGPLSVQEDWIKHLQRHIVNANLPRTGAGMVEVTSLLKKPASITETSFSLLMAEAAS from the exons ATGGATGATTTAGAGATAAATACTGACATCACTGGTGctaaagaagaagaaatcctATGTGATGATAATTTCATATCTGAGGAAGAAGGTGGCATTCCTAAACCACAAGAGATCGACACGTCGTTTCAGAAGAACAATACATTGACTTTGCCTGAGGAGCTATCGAGGGACAGATCTGAAAAAGCCTTAAGTGGAGGCCAGACTTCTCTATTTATACACACTGGTGCTCCTACTGTTTCTAGTGAAAACTTTATCTTGTCTAGAGGAACTGCTGTTAATGGACCAGTTTCACACTCCACCTCAACTAAGACTTCCATTATGAATAAAGGCAGCGTTTCATTAACCACTGGACAGCCTGTAGGTCATCACACAGATTCCTGCTCAACTTTGACAGTGGTTCATGATCTTCAGCTGCCTGCAAAGAGTACAACACAGAAATCAAATCAGCaccaagttttatttttgttacctgATGTAGCACATGCTAAGAACCTGACTCATTCCATTAAAAATCTACCTACCTCTGCTTCAATTGGTTGTGATTCACAGAAATCAGTAGGAAATAGTGTAGATAGCACTTTAGTAGGCCAAGTAGAAGTTTGTGAGGATGATAAAAATTTAGTAGTAAAAGATGATTGTGTCGATACATTAACAGGCATTTCCTCAGGTACAGTTGGTTTCAGATCGGGATGTGATCCCAGCTGGGATCCACAAAAAGAGTTTATACAGTTTCTTATGACAAATGAAGAAACAATAGAGAAGTCTCCTATTCACTGTAAAGTAGGCTTAGAAAAAAAGcggaaaaggaaaatggatgTTAGTAAAATAACACGCTATACTGAAGACTGTTTTGGTGATACCAGTTGTATTCCTAGTAAATCAAAACTATTAAATGTTGATGACTTAGAGCAGAATGAGGAGCTACAAATAGTAGAACCGCAGAAATACTCATTGAGTAAAGTAAAGCCTGAATCCACAGATGAAGAGCTGGAAGCTGTTGATGCTATCCAGCAGCTCATTTATAGTCCCACTAGTAACTGTGCAGACGATACTTCTCCTGTTCACACTAGCACTTTTCTTtccaatactttaaaaaataaatgtgaacaGAATGATTCTGAATCGCCATCTACTTTCAGTACTGATGAACCATCATTTTATCCCTGTACAAAGTGCAATGTGAATTTTCGGGAGAAGAAACATCTGCATAGGCATATGATGTACCATTTAGATGGGAACAGTCATTTCCGACATCTCAATGTTCCCAGGCCCTATGCCTGTAGGGAATGTGGAAGGACATTTCGAGATCGTAATTCGCTTCTTAAACATATGATAATTCACCAAGAAAGAAGGCAGAAGCTGATGGAAGAAATCCGTGAGCTGAAAGAGCTTCAGGATGAGGGTAGGAGTGCACGGTTACAGTGCCCACAGTGTGTATTCGGTACCAATTGTCCCAAAACATTTGTGCAGCATGCAAAGACccatgaaaaagataaaagatattATTGCTGTGAGGAATGCAATTTCATGGCTGTGACAGAAAATGAACTGGAATGCCATCGAGGGATCGCTCATGGAGCAGTAGTCAAATGTTCAATTATTGGTAGCGACATGTCccagaggaaaacacagaaaaagacatCCTTGAAAGATCCGTATTTAGGATCCTCAAAAAAATCATCAACGTATATGTGTAAGATGTGTCCATTTACTACTTCAGCtagaagcattttgaaaaaacacaTGGAATATTTGCATCCAGCATCATGCATTGATCCCTTTGGTAGCCATCTTAgactagaaaaaagaaaaggcagcataATAGAAGAATCTTTAGATTTTGGTAGCAGGACGAAACAGTTGATGAAACAAGCTTCTACTTTTCCAAAGaactctgttttaaaacaggATGTAAAAAGATCATTTGGCTCTACTTCACAGTCCAGTAACTTCGCAAAACTTCACAAGAGACCCTACAGGATACAGAAGGCTCGGAAAAGCGTTTCACAGTCATCTGTAAGTGTGTGCAATCTAAATTCTACAAACAAGACCTTTTTGATTAGAAATAGCATTGAACAGAAACCTAAATGTTTTCAtcaagcagcaaagcagaaagctaGTGTCAAAACAAGCAGTAATTATTTATATAGACACAAATATGAAAACTACAGgatgattaaaaaacccagtGACTCTTatcctttgcatttaaaaaaggaagagtccAACTCTGTCagttctttgcatttattttcttcttcaagtaGACCCCATAATAATAGTTTTGTCATGGATTCAAATAACCTTGATTGCAAAAGGGCAGAAGGCTGTAAAGATCATAGGCATGTAGCTGTAAAAAGAGTGGTTAAAGAATCCAAGAGGGAAGGCTCTGTTACAGGAGATGATTTGGATTGCTATCCAgattttctgcataaaatgactgttgttgttttacagaaacttaactctgctgaaaaaaaagacagctatGAAACGGAGGATGAAAGTTCATGGGATAATGTTGAACTATGTGATTACACTACACAGTCTGTGGAGGATGAAACTTACAGTGATATTAATCAGGAGCATGTAAACCTATTCCCCATATTCAAAGGTAAAATGGAAGATCACGAAGCTGGTGATAAATCTTCACTTAGTTATGAGCAGAATGATGGCTTTTATTTTGAGTATTATGAAGATGCTGAGGGTAGTAACTTCCTGCATGATCTGCATGATCCTCAGAATTTAGAAAATGTAGGATCAGCATTGCCAAAGCATAATTCAGTTTTCCACTGGACTGATTTGTCACTTGAAAAGAAGTCCTGCCCATACTGTCCAGCAACCTTTGAAACAGGTGTTGGATTGTCCAACCATGTCAGAGGACATCTTCACAGAGCTGGCCTAAGCTATGAAGCCCGTCACGTTGTTTCACCAGAACAGATAGCAACAAGTGacaaaatgcaacattttaaaagaactggaaCAGGAACCCCTGTTAAACGTGTTAGAAAAG cgATTGAGAAATCTGAAACTTCCTCTGAGCATACGTGTCAGCTCTGTGGAGGCTGGTTCGATACTAAAATTGGATTGTCTAATCATGTGCGAGGACACCTGAAGAGGCTTGGCAAAACCAAGTGGGATGCACACAAGTCTCCGATCTGTGTTCTGAATGAGATGATGCAAAATGAAGAGAAGTATGAAAAAATCCTAAAGGCTTTGAACAGTCGCCGCATTATTCCCAGACCGTTTGTTGCTCAGAAATTTGCATCAAATGATGACTTTTTATCTCAGAATGTTATACCTCTTGAAGCGTACCATAATGGCCTAAAGACTGAAGATACATCTGTGTCTGCATCGGAGGAAGAAGGGCTGAGTTTCCTAAATGAATGTGATGAAACAAAAGCAGTACTGcatgatgggaaaaaaaatcagtcacttACACTGATAGAACTCCTGAAAAATAAGAGGTTAGGAGAAGAAAGGAATCCTGATATTTCTCCTCAAAAGATTCATAATCAAACTGCAAGAAAGAGGTTTGTTCAGAAATGTGTTCTTCCATTAAATGAAGACAGTCCATTGATGTATCAGCCACAAAAAATGGACTTGACTATGCAGTCAG
- the ZNF644 gene encoding zinc finger protein 644 isoform X3 yields the protein MDDLEINTDITGAKEEEILCDDNFISEEEGGIPKPQEIDTSFQKNNTLTLPEELSRDRSEKALSGGQTSLFIHTGAPTVSSENFILSRGTAVNGPVSHSTSTKTSIMNKGSVSLTTGQPVGHHTDSCSTLTVVHDLQLPAKSTTQKSNQHQVLFLLPDVAHAKNLTHSIKNLPTSASIGCDSQKSVGNSVDSTLVGQVEVCEDDKNLVVKDDCVDTLTGISSGTVGFRSGCDPSWDPQKEFIQFLMTNEETIEKSPIHCKVGLEKKRKRKMDVSKITRYTEDCFGDTSCIPSKSKLLNVDDLEQNEELQIVEPQKYSLSKVKPESTDEELEAVDAIQQLIYSPTSNCADDTSPVHTSTFLSNTLKNKCEQNDSESPSTFSTDEPSFYPCTKCNVNFREKKHLHRHMMYHLDGNSHFRHLNVPRPYACRECGRTFRDRNSLLKHMIIHQERRQKLMEEIRELKELQDEGRSARLQCPQCVFGTNCPKTFVQHAKTHEKDKRYYCCEECNFMAVTENELECHRGIAHGAVVKCSIIGSDMSQRKTQKKTSLKDPYLGSSKKSSTYMCKMCPFTTSARSILKKHMEYLHPASCIDPFGSHLRLEKRKGSIIEESLDFGSRTKQLMKQASTFPKNSVLKQDVKRSFGSTSQSSNFAKLHKRPYRIQKARKSVSQSSKLNSAEKKDSYETEDESSWDNVELCDYTTQSVEDETYSDINQEHVNLFPIFKGKMEDHEAGDKSSLSYEQNDGFYFEYYEDAEGSNFLHDLHDPQNLENVGSALPKHNSVFHWTDLSLEKKSCPYCPATFETGVGLSNHVRGHLHRAGLSYEARHVVSPEQIATSDKMQHFKRTGTGTPVKRVRKAIEKSETSSEHTCQLCGGWFDTKIGLSNHVRGHLKRLGKTKWDAHKSPICVLNEMMQNEEKYEKILKALNSRRIIPRPFVAQKFASNDDFLSQNVIPLEAYHNGLKTEDTSVSASEEEGLSFLNECDETKAVLHDGKKNQSLTLIELLKNKRLGEERNPDISPQKIHNQTARKRFVQKCVLPLNEDSPLMYQPQKMDLTMQSALDCKQKKSRSRSGSKKKMLPLPHSADEVYILRCRFCGLVFRGPLSVQEDWIKHLQRHIVNANLPRTGAGMVEVTSLLKKPASITETSFSLLMAEAAS from the exons ATGGATGATTTAGAGATAAATACTGACATCACTGGTGctaaagaagaagaaatcctATGTGATGATAATTTCATATCTGAGGAAGAAGGTGGCATTCCTAAACCACAAGAGATCGACACGTCGTTTCAGAAGAACAATACATTGACTTTGCCTGAGGAGCTATCGAGGGACAGATCTGAAAAAGCCTTAAGTGGAGGCCAGACTTCTCTATTTATACACACTGGTGCTCCTACTGTTTCTAGTGAAAACTTTATCTTGTCTAGAGGAACTGCTGTTAATGGACCAGTTTCACACTCCACCTCAACTAAGACTTCCATTATGAATAAAGGCAGCGTTTCATTAACCACTGGACAGCCTGTAGGTCATCACACAGATTCCTGCTCAACTTTGACAGTGGTTCATGATCTTCAGCTGCCTGCAAAGAGTACAACACAGAAATCAAATCAGCaccaagttttatttttgttacctgATGTAGCACATGCTAAGAACCTGACTCATTCCATTAAAAATCTACCTACCTCTGCTTCAATTGGTTGTGATTCACAGAAATCAGTAGGAAATAGTGTAGATAGCACTTTAGTAGGCCAAGTAGAAGTTTGTGAGGATGATAAAAATTTAGTAGTAAAAGATGATTGTGTCGATACATTAACAGGCATTTCCTCAGGTACAGTTGGTTTCAGATCGGGATGTGATCCCAGCTGGGATCCACAAAAAGAGTTTATACAGTTTCTTATGACAAATGAAGAAACAATAGAGAAGTCTCCTATTCACTGTAAAGTAGGCTTAGAAAAAAAGcggaaaaggaaaatggatgTTAGTAAAATAACACGCTATACTGAAGACTGTTTTGGTGATACCAGTTGTATTCCTAGTAAATCAAAACTATTAAATGTTGATGACTTAGAGCAGAATGAGGAGCTACAAATAGTAGAACCGCAGAAATACTCATTGAGTAAAGTAAAGCCTGAATCCACAGATGAAGAGCTGGAAGCTGTTGATGCTATCCAGCAGCTCATTTATAGTCCCACTAGTAACTGTGCAGACGATACTTCTCCTGTTCACACTAGCACTTTTCTTtccaatactttaaaaaataaatgtgaacaGAATGATTCTGAATCGCCATCTACTTTCAGTACTGATGAACCATCATTTTATCCCTGTACAAAGTGCAATGTGAATTTTCGGGAGAAGAAACATCTGCATAGGCATATGATGTACCATTTAGATGGGAACAGTCATTTCCGACATCTCAATGTTCCCAGGCCCTATGCCTGTAGGGAATGTGGAAGGACATTTCGAGATCGTAATTCGCTTCTTAAACATATGATAATTCACCAAGAAAGAAGGCAGAAGCTGATGGAAGAAATCCGTGAGCTGAAAGAGCTTCAGGATGAGGGTAGGAGTGCACGGTTACAGTGCCCACAGTGTGTATTCGGTACCAATTGTCCCAAAACATTTGTGCAGCATGCAAAGACccatgaaaaagataaaagatattATTGCTGTGAGGAATGCAATTTCATGGCTGTGACAGAAAATGAACTGGAATGCCATCGAGGGATCGCTCATGGAGCAGTAGTCAAATGTTCAATTATTGGTAGCGACATGTCccagaggaaaacacagaaaaagacatCCTTGAAAGATCCGTATTTAGGATCCTCAAAAAAATCATCAACGTATATGTGTAAGATGTGTCCATTTACTACTTCAGCtagaagcattttgaaaaaacacaTGGAATATTTGCATCCAGCATCATGCATTGATCCCTTTGGTAGCCATCTTAgactagaaaaaagaaaaggcagcataATAGAAGAATCTTTAGATTTTGGTAGCAGGACGAAACAGTTGATGAAACAAGCTTCTACTTTTCCAAAGaactctgttttaaaacaggATGTAAAAAGATCATTTGGCTCTACTTCACAGTCCAGTAACTTCGCAAAACTTCACAAGAGACCCTACAGGATACAGAAGGCTCGGAAAAGCGTTTCACAGTCATCT aaacttaactctgctgaaaaaaaagacagctatGAAACGGAGGATGAAAGTTCATGGGATAATGTTGAACTATGTGATTACACTACACAGTCTGTGGAGGATGAAACTTACAGTGATATTAATCAGGAGCATGTAAACCTATTCCCCATATTCAAAGGTAAAATGGAAGATCACGAAGCTGGTGATAAATCTTCACTTAGTTATGAGCAGAATGATGGCTTTTATTTTGAGTATTATGAAGATGCTGAGGGTAGTAACTTCCTGCATGATCTGCATGATCCTCAGAATTTAGAAAATGTAGGATCAGCATTGCCAAAGCATAATTCAGTTTTCCACTGGACTGATTTGTCACTTGAAAAGAAGTCCTGCCCATACTGTCCAGCAACCTTTGAAACAGGTGTTGGATTGTCCAACCATGTCAGAGGACATCTTCACAGAGCTGGCCTAAGCTATGAAGCCCGTCACGTTGTTTCACCAGAACAGATAGCAACAAGTGacaaaatgcaacattttaaaagaactggaaCAGGAACCCCTGTTAAACGTGTTAGAAAAG cgATTGAGAAATCTGAAACTTCCTCTGAGCATACGTGTCAGCTCTGTGGAGGCTGGTTCGATACTAAAATTGGATTGTCTAATCATGTGCGAGGACACCTGAAGAGGCTTGGCAAAACCAAGTGGGATGCACACAAGTCTCCGATCTGTGTTCTGAATGAGATGATGCAAAATGAAGAGAAGTATGAAAAAATCCTAAAGGCTTTGAACAGTCGCCGCATTATTCCCAGACCGTTTGTTGCTCAGAAATTTGCATCAAATGATGACTTTTTATCTCAGAATGTTATACCTCTTGAAGCGTACCATAATGGCCTAAAGACTGAAGATACATCTGTGTCTGCATCGGAGGAAGAAGGGCTGAGTTTCCTAAATGAATGTGATGAAACAAAAGCAGTACTGcatgatgggaaaaaaaatcagtcacttACACTGATAGAACTCCTGAAAAATAAGAGGTTAGGAGAAGAAAGGAATCCTGATATTTCTCCTCAAAAGATTCATAATCAAACTGCAAGAAAGAGGTTTGTTCAGAAATGTGTTCTTCCATTAAATGAAGACAGTCCATTGATGTATCAGCCACAAAAAATGGACTTGACTATGCAGTCAG